A portion of the Burkholderiales bacterium genome contains these proteins:
- a CDS encoding STAS domain-containing protein — protein MACPTHRYADVVVATADGRIDFAGAQELESAIASALVADSGVRGLVIDFSKVDYISSVGLRVLMVAAKALRARRATVAVTALQSVVAEIFEISRFHHVVEVRHDVREAIAEISPEALAAYDRAREAEGR, from the coding sequence ATGGCATGCCCGACCCACAGGTACGCGGACGTCGTCGTCGCCACGGCCGACGGCCGGATCGACTTCGCCGGCGCGCAGGAACTCGAGTCCGCGATCGCCTCCGCGCTCGTCGCCGATTCGGGCGTGCGCGGGCTCGTGATCGATTTCTCGAAGGTCGACTACATCAGCAGCGTCGGCCTGCGCGTGCTGATGGTCGCGGCCAAGGCGTTGCGCGCGCGCCGGGCGACCGTGGCGGTCACGGCGCTGCAGAGCGTGGTCGCCGAGATCTTCGAGATCAGCCGCTTCCACCACGTCGTCGAGGTGCGCCACGACGTGCGCGAGGCGATCGCGGAGATCTCGCCGGAGGCCCTCGCCGCCTACGATCGCGCGCGGGAAGCGGAGGGTCGGTGA
- the metH gene encoding methionine synthase, producing the protein MRLAGLEPLNIGEGSLFVNVGERTNVTGSKAFARLILAGDYAGAVEVARGQVAAGAQVIDVNMDEAMLDSKAAMTRFLSIIAGEPDIARVPVMIDSSKWEVIEAGLKCVQGKPIVNSISLKEGEDEFRRQAKLVRRYGAAAVVMAFDERGQADSYERRIEVCKRAYDLLVNDVGFPAEDIVFDPNVFAIATGIEEHANYAVDFIRATRWIRANLPHALVSGGISNVSFSFRGNEPVREAIHTVFLAHAIPAGLSMGIVNAGQLGVYDELDPALRERVEDVVLNRRPDATERLVAFAETVKGKAKDASEDLAWREGPVASRLSHALVKGISTFIVEDTEEARAAVAARGGRTIEVIEGPLMDGMNVVGDLFGAGRMFLPQVVKSARVMKQAVAHLVPFIEAEKRASGEAARSKGKVVLATVKGDVHDIGKNIVGVVLQCNNFDVVDLGVMVPAQKILQAARESNADAIGLSGLITPSLEEMAHVASEMQREGFSVPLLIGGATTSRVHTAVKIAPHYPGPVVYVPDASRAVGVTTSLLSAEQRAAYVAEVAADYERIREQHARKKGPALVSLEQARANAFAPDWSSYAPPVPTFLGRRPLAHVDLASIAGCIDWAPFFQAWELSGSYPAILDDPLVGASARTVQAEGRAMLKRVIEERWLTANGVVGFWPANADGDDIVLWTDESRTTPALVWRNLRQQGERAAGKPNLGLADFVAPAGVRDYVGAFAVTAGIGIERHLDAFAAKHDDYSALMLKAIADRLAEAFAEWLHRRVRTELWGYVPGEALDNEALIREEYRGIRPAPGYPACPDHAVKGPLFTLLEAPACGITVTESFAMWPAASVSGFYLAHPEARYFAVGRIGEDQLADFARRDGSGVEAARRRVAANLA; encoded by the coding sequence ATGCGACTCGCCGGACTCGAACCGCTCAACATCGGCGAAGGCTCGCTCTTCGTCAATGTCGGCGAGCGCACCAACGTCACCGGATCGAAGGCGTTCGCGCGCCTGATCCTCGCCGGAGACTACGCCGGCGCGGTCGAGGTCGCTCGCGGACAGGTCGCCGCCGGCGCACAGGTGATCGACGTCAACATGGACGAGGCGATGCTCGACTCGAAGGCGGCGATGACCCGCTTCCTGTCGATCATCGCCGGCGAGCCCGACATCGCGCGCGTGCCGGTGATGATCGACTCGTCGAAGTGGGAGGTGATCGAGGCGGGCCTGAAATGCGTGCAGGGCAAGCCGATCGTCAACTCGATCTCGCTCAAGGAGGGCGAGGACGAGTTCCGGCGCCAGGCGAAGCTCGTGCGCCGCTACGGCGCCGCGGCGGTCGTGATGGCGTTCGACGAACGCGGCCAGGCGGACAGCTACGAGCGACGCATCGAGGTCTGCAAGCGCGCCTACGACCTCCTGGTGAACGACGTCGGCTTCCCCGCCGAGGACATCGTCTTCGATCCGAACGTGTTCGCGATCGCGACCGGCATCGAGGAGCATGCGAACTACGCGGTCGACTTCATCCGCGCGACGCGCTGGATCCGCGCGAACCTGCCGCACGCGCTCGTCTCGGGCGGCATCAGCAACGTGTCGTTCAGCTTCCGCGGCAACGAGCCGGTGCGCGAGGCGATCCACACGGTGTTCCTCGCCCACGCGATCCCCGCGGGGCTGTCGATGGGCATCGTCAACGCGGGCCAGCTCGGCGTCTACGACGAACTCGACCCGGCGCTGCGCGAGCGCGTCGAAGACGTGGTCCTGAACCGCCGCCCCGACGCGACCGAGCGTCTCGTCGCGTTCGCCGAGACGGTGAAGGGCAAGGCGAAGGACGCCTCCGAGGACCTCGCGTGGCGCGAGGGCCCGGTCGCCTCGCGCCTGTCGCACGCGCTCGTCAAGGGCATCTCGACCTTCATCGTCGAGGACACCGAGGAGGCGCGCGCCGCGGTGGCCGCGCGCGGGGGGCGCACGATCGAGGTCATCGAGGGCCCGCTGATGGACGGCATGAACGTCGTCGGCGATCTGTTCGGCGCGGGCCGGATGTTCCTGCCGCAGGTGGTGAAGAGCGCGCGCGTGATGAAGCAGGCGGTCGCGCACCTCGTGCCGTTCATCGAGGCGGAGAAGCGCGCCTCGGGCGAGGCCGCGCGCTCGAAGGGCAAGGTCGTGCTCGCGACCGTCAAGGGCGACGTCCACGACATCGGCAAGAACATCGTCGGCGTCGTGCTCCAGTGCAACAACTTCGACGTCGTCGACCTGGGCGTCATGGTGCCGGCGCAGAAGATCCTGCAGGCGGCGCGCGAGTCGAACGCCGACGCGATCGGGCTGTCGGGCCTCATCACGCCCTCGCTCGAGGAGATGGCGCACGTGGCCTCCGAGATGCAGCGCGAGGGCTTCTCGGTGCCGCTCCTCATCGGCGGCGCGACGACCTCGCGCGTGCACACCGCGGTGAAGATCGCGCCGCACTACCCGGGGCCGGTCGTCTACGTGCCGGACGCCTCGCGCGCGGTCGGCGTCACGACGAGCCTCCTGTCGGCCGAGCAGCGCGCCGCCTACGTCGCGGAGGTCGCCGCCGACTACGAGCGCATCCGCGAACAGCATGCCCGGAAGAAGGGGCCGGCGCTGGTGAGCCTCGAGCAGGCCCGGGCGAACGCGTTCGCGCCCGACTGGTCGTCGTACGCGCCGCCGGTGCCGACCTTCCTCGGCCGCCGCCCGCTCGCCCACGTCGACCTCGCGTCGATCGCCGGGTGCATCGACTGGGCGCCGTTCTTCCAGGCCTGGGAGCTCTCGGGTTCCTATCCGGCGATCCTCGACGACCCGCTGGTCGGCGCGTCCGCCCGCACGGTGCAGGCCGAGGGTCGAGCGATGCTGAAGCGGGTGATCGAGGAGCGCTGGCTCACGGCGAACGGCGTGGTCGGATTCTGGCCCGCGAACGCGGACGGCGACGACATCGTGCTGTGGACCGACGAATCACGCACGACGCCCGCGCTCGTGTGGCGCAACCTCCGCCAGCAGGGCGAACGCGCGGCGGGAAAGCCCAATCTGGGCCTCGCCGACTTCGTCGCGCCGGCGGGCGTGCGCGACTACGTGGGCGCCTTCGCGGTCACCGCGGGGATCGGCATCGAGAGGCATCTGGACGCGTTCGCCGCGAAACACGACGACTACTCGGCGCTGATGCTGAAGGCGATCGCCGACCGCCTCGCCGAGGCGTTCGCCGAATGGTTGCACCGGCGCGTGCGCACCGAATTGTGGGGCTACGTTCCGGGCGAAGCGCTCGACAACGAGGCGCTGATCCGCGAGGAGTACCGCGGCATCCGCCCGGCGCCCGGGTATCCGGCCTGTCCCGACCACGCGGTCAAGGGGCCGCTCTTCACCCTGCTGGAGGCCCCGGCTTGCGGCATCACGGTCACCGAGAGCTTCGCCATGTGGCCCGCCGCCTCGGTGTCCGGGTTCTACCTCGCGCATCCGGAGGCCCGCTATTTCGCGGTCGGCCGCATCGGCGAGGATCAGCTCGCGGACTTCGCGCGCCGGGACGGCAGCGGCGTCGAAGCCGCGCGCCGGCGCGTGGCCGCGAACCTCGCCTGA
- a CDS encoding homocysteine S-methyltransferase family protein translates to MQPNRTNELVALLERRILVLDGAMGTEIQRRRLSEEDFRGPHACGLAGHAHDLRGDNDLLVLTRPGIVREIHDAYLEAGADIVETNTFSATSIAQGDYGLASRARELNCAAAKIARSSADAWTGRTPSRPRFVAGALGPTNRTASISPDVNDPAARNVGFDELAVAYRDAAAGLVEGGADLLLVETVFDTLNAKAALFGIATLFDDLGTSLPLVVSGTITDASGRTLSGQTPEAFWNSVRHANPLMVGLNCALGAALMRPYLEELARVADTYVSCYPNAGLPNPMSETGYDETPEQTARLVGEFARAGFVNLVGGCCGTTPAHVRAIAEAVEGVAPRRIPRTPLRAAA, encoded by the coding sequence ATGCAACCGAACCGAACGAACGAACTCGTCGCGCTCCTCGAGCGGCGCATCCTGGTCCTCGACGGCGCCATGGGCACCGAGATCCAGCGGCGCCGGCTCTCCGAGGAGGATTTCCGCGGCCCGCACGCCTGCGGGCTCGCCGGGCACGCGCACGACCTCAGGGGCGACAACGACCTCCTCGTGCTCACCCGGCCGGGCATCGTGCGCGAGATCCACGACGCCTACCTCGAGGCCGGCGCCGACATCGTCGAGACCAACACGTTCTCGGCGACCTCGATCGCGCAGGGCGACTACGGGCTCGCGTCGCGCGCGCGCGAACTGAACTGCGCGGCCGCGAAGATCGCGCGCTCGAGCGCGGACGCCTGGACCGGGAGGACGCCGTCGCGGCCCCGCTTCGTCGCCGGCGCGCTCGGGCCGACCAACCGCACGGCGTCGATTTCGCCGGACGTCAACGACCCGGCCGCGCGCAACGTCGGCTTCGACGAACTCGCCGTTGCGTACCGGGACGCCGCGGCAGGGCTCGTCGAGGGCGGCGCCGACCTCCTGCTGGTCGAGACCGTGTTCGACACGCTGAACGCGAAGGCTGCGCTCTTCGGCATCGCGACGCTGTTCGACGACCTGGGCACGAGCCTGCCGCTCGTCGTGTCGGGCACGATCACCGACGCCTCCGGGCGGACGCTCTCCGGGCAGACGCCCGAGGCGTTCTGGAATTCGGTGCGTCACGCGAATCCGCTCATGGTCGGCCTCAACTGCGCGCTGGGCGCCGCGCTGATGCGGCCCTATCTGGAGGAACTCGCGCGCGTCGCCGACACTTACGTGTCCTGCTATCCGAACGCCGGCCTGCCGAATCCGATGTCGGAGACCGGCTACGACGAGACGCCGGAGCAGACCGCGCGGCTCGTCGGCGAGTTCGCGCGCGCCGGATTCGTCAACCTGGTCGGCGGGTGCTGCGGCACCACGCCCGCGCACGTTCGCGCGATCGCGGAGGCGGTCGAAGGGGTCGCGCCGCGCCGGATTCCGCGCACGCCGCTGCGCGCCGCGGCGTGA
- a CDS encoding rhodanese-like domain-containing protein, producing the protein MKHLTPKEASEFLHQHPQAVFVDCRSEMEYLFVGHPVGARHVAWNDGPDWEVNPHFVGQVKKIASMNRPIVLICRSGHRSVDAGHALEEAGFREVYNVLEGFEGPLDDDHHRGTLSGWRKEGLPWEQL; encoded by the coding sequence ATGAAGCACCTGACCCCGAAGGAAGCGAGCGAGTTCCTGCACCAGCATCCGCAGGCGGTGTTCGTCGACTGCCGCAGCGAGATGGAATACCTGTTCGTCGGCCACCCGGTCGGCGCGCGTCACGTCGCCTGGAACGACGGCCCCGACTGGGAGGTCAACCCGCACTTCGTCGGACAGGTGAAGAAGATCGCGAGCATGAACCGGCCGATCGTGCTGATCTGCCGCAGCGGCCACCGCTCGGTCGACGCCGGCCACGCGCTCGAGGAAGCCGGATTCCGGGAGGTCTACAACGTCCTCGAGGGCTTCGAGGGCCCGCTCGACGACGACCACCACCGCGGCACGCTCTCGGGCTGGCGCAAGGAGGGCCTTCCCTGGGAACAGCTATGA
- a CDS encoding helix-turn-helix domain-containing protein codes for MVARERLHADGAPVGALDDAELAPWSITHAISSDVEEQAANLRGWDQVYEQLSPGRFVGGLREVRFPGVQLFRETTNQAIHEAGAPQRGSRAIGVPMHLAGASRFRGAAVDADALITLGSADELDFYAPRGFDIVALVVGESSLETHAQEVEHRDLAPAFAGNGVLRPGRPRIDEFERLLSSVLQSAEVNPAAFRYRQAQRVLEQSLLGAVVAAVADDAPVRPVEARERRQHVVDGAKAHMRSHIAEPITVADLCRELRVSRRTLQYSFQEVLGIKPVRFLRALRLNGVRRELRAGRPLAGSVQDTAARWGFWHLGHFVTEYKQMFGELPSETLRGKPTNGP; via the coding sequence ATGGTCGCTCGTGAACGACTGCACGCGGACGGCGCGCCGGTGGGCGCGCTCGACGATGCCGAACTCGCGCCCTGGTCGATCACGCACGCGATCAGTTCGGACGTGGAGGAGCAGGCCGCCAACCTGCGCGGCTGGGACCAGGTCTACGAACAGCTCTCGCCCGGCCGCTTCGTCGGGGGCCTGCGCGAGGTGCGCTTCCCGGGCGTGCAACTCTTCCGCGAGACGACCAACCAGGCGATCCACGAAGCGGGCGCGCCGCAACGGGGATCGCGCGCGATCGGCGTGCCGATGCACCTCGCCGGCGCGTCGCGGTTTCGCGGCGCGGCCGTCGATGCCGACGCGCTCATCACGCTCGGGTCGGCCGACGAACTCGACTTCTACGCGCCGCGCGGTTTCGACATCGTCGCGCTGGTCGTCGGGGAGTCCTCGCTGGAGACGCACGCGCAGGAAGTCGAGCACCGCGATCTCGCGCCGGCCTTCGCGGGCAACGGCGTGCTCCGGCCGGGCCGGCCGCGCATCGACGAGTTCGAACGCCTGCTTTCCTCGGTGCTGCAGTCGGCGGAGGTGAATCCGGCGGCGTTCCGCTACCGGCAGGCCCAGCGCGTCCTCGAACAGTCGCTCCTGGGGGCGGTCGTCGCCGCGGTCGCCGACGACGCTCCGGTGCGGCCGGTGGAGGCGCGCGAACGGCGCCAGCACGTCGTCGACGGCGCCAAGGCCCACATGCGCTCGCACATCGCCGAGCCCATCACCGTCGCGGACCTGTGCCGGGAACTTCGCGTGAGTCGCCGCACGCTGCAGTACAGCTTCCAGGAAGTGCTGGGCATCAAGCCGGTGCGGTTCCTCCGCGCGCTGCGCTTGAACGGCGTGCGGCGCGAACTGCGGGCGGGCAGGCCGCTGGCCGGTTCGGTGCAGGACACCGCGGCGCGATGGGGGTTCTGGCACCTCGGCCACTTCGTGACCGAGTACAAGCAGATGTTCGGCGAACTGCCGTCCGAGACGCTGCGCGGGAAGCCGACGAACGGACCGTGA
- a CDS encoding DUF1329 domain-containing protein, whose amino-acid sequence MNRPHQPIARARRLALALAVAIAPGALAAVSEQEAAQLGKSLTPVGAERAGNKEGTIPEWTGGVTSAPAGWKPGQKRIDPFAADKPLYSIDATNVDKYKDKLSEGQMALVKQLKGYRMDVYPTRRSCGFPDYVYERTKTNAREARLASNGWGLEKGIGAAVVFPIPKTGAEAVWNHKIRFMGEGRIEHYATIFSNRSGAFTPLVQDQWTWVPFHSPKNKGVEDVGGVEMKLLNAVVSPAARAGELILAHWFFNEPSDAWLYFPGQRRTRRAPSFAYDNPVPGYENLETVDAYPMYAGAMDRYDWKLLGKQELFLPYNSFKLIDKSRKYTDVYLGDFINRDVMRYELHRVWKVEATVKQGMRHQIARRVFYLDEDSWALMVADNYDAQGKLWRVQESSIFPAPEIPACVGQELVSYDLSVGRYIGENATQERPETDWLAGREGRIDPRKFNPDELRRVGDR is encoded by the coding sequence ATGAATCGACCACACCAACCGATCGCGCGCGCCCGGCGGCTCGCGCTCGCTCTGGCCGTCGCGATCGCGCCGGGCGCCTTGGCCGCGGTGAGTGAGCAGGAAGCCGCGCAACTGGGCAAGAGCCTCACCCCGGTCGGCGCCGAACGCGCCGGCAACAAGGAGGGGACGATCCCCGAGTGGACCGGCGGCGTGACGAGTGCGCCCGCCGGCTGGAAGCCCGGGCAGAAGCGGATCGACCCGTTCGCCGCCGACAAGCCGCTCTACTCGATCGACGCCACGAACGTCGACAAGTACAAGGACAAGCTCTCCGAAGGCCAGATGGCGCTGGTGAAGCAGCTCAAGGGCTACCGGATGGACGTCTATCCGACGCGGCGGAGCTGCGGGTTCCCCGATTACGTCTACGAGCGCACGAAGACCAACGCGCGCGAGGCACGGCTCGCGTCCAACGGCTGGGGCCTCGAGAAGGGCATCGGCGCGGCGGTCGTGTTCCCGATTCCGAAGACCGGCGCCGAGGCGGTCTGGAACCACAAGATCCGCTTCATGGGCGAGGGCCGCATCGAACACTACGCGACGATCTTCTCGAACCGCAGCGGCGCGTTCACGCCGCTCGTGCAGGACCAGTGGACCTGGGTGCCGTTCCACTCGCCGAAGAACAAGGGCGTCGAGGACGTCGGCGGCGTCGAGATGAAGCTCCTGAACGCCGTCGTCTCGCCGGCCGCGCGCGCGGGCGAACTCATCCTCGCGCACTGGTTCTTCAACGAACCCTCCGACGCCTGGCTCTACTTCCCCGGCCAGCGCCGCACGCGCCGGGCGCCGTCGTTCGCCTACGACAACCCGGTTCCCGGCTACGAGAACCTCGAGACGGTCGACGCGTATCCGATGTACGCGGGCGCGATGGACCGCTACGACTGGAAGCTCCTCGGCAAGCAGGAGCTCTTCCTCCCCTACAACAGCTTCAAGCTGATCGACAAGAGCCGCAAGTACACCGACGTCTACCTCGGGGACTTCATCAACCGCGACGTCATGCGTTACGAACTGCACCGCGTCTGGAAGGTCGAGGCCACGGTCAAGCAGGGCATGCGCCACCAGATCGCGCGGCGCGTGTTCTACCTCGACGAGGACAGCTGGGCGCTGATGGTCGCCGACAACTACGACGCGCAGGGGAAGCTCTGGCGCGTGCAGGAATCGAGCATCTTCCCCGCGCCGGAGATCCCCGCCTGCGTCGGCCAGGAGCTCGTCTCCTACGACCTGTCGGTCGGCCGCTACATCGGCGAGAACGCGACGCAGGAGCGGCCCGAGACCGACTGGCTCGCCGGCCGCGAAGGGCGCATCGATCCGCGGAAGTTCAATCCCGACGAACTGCGTCGGGTGGGCGACCGCTGA
- a CDS encoding DUF1302 domain-containing protein, producing the protein MTARPQPATRLARGMLALALGGALGIVSTAALAVEFETEHVKGSFDSTVSLGFQWRMSGTDCRFVGNDNGGCAPTTGTLGELVNGPGMGATSNPDFNYLQSDNGNLNFRKHQLISQALKGNHELSLRFKDGWSALGRFSWLFDPAVDRTDRTPLSSDAKRIAGQDVTLLDLWVAKEFEVGEMPGKVKVGNQVLSWGEDIFIYGGINIINPFDLTRAHKPGVQIKEIVRPVPMASFNLGVSKNWSVEGFWQFGRMNFRFDPVGTPFSIGDVIGNGQQDAFIPSSVLGEPPGTVGDPGTISNGAIIPAGQRFTLDDLLAAGTVVPTQPTQNAPSANQFGLAARWKPENINAEFGFYYIHYNDKIPFLAFVNDPSTITSNPFGLGYKLQYGKNRDLFGVSVNTMLGDWAIGGEVSYRPRDGVGIDPTVPLEGQYCAFCAPGTYDGYINAKKWQAHVTAIYLLGPSGDLGWLLRGAGAAEGTLLFEAAAAYYPNLDRSGKYPILLPNYEMPDKFSTGIVTSFNLVYPHVFGSPVNMTPQIDFLYDIHGTSPNTIPFVEGRLAVTPSLNFEYLNKWRASISYTSFAGGGTNNLMADRDYLAVNFSYSF; encoded by the coding sequence ATGACCGCACGTCCCCAACCCGCGACGCGTCTCGCTCGCGGCATGCTGGCTCTCGCCCTGGGCGGCGCCCTCGGAATCGTCTCCACCGCGGCGCTCGCGGTGGAGTTCGAGACCGAGCACGTCAAGGGCAGCTTCGATTCGACCGTGTCGCTGGGTTTCCAGTGGCGCATGTCCGGCACCGACTGCCGGTTCGTCGGCAACGACAACGGCGGCTGCGCGCCGACCACCGGAACGCTGGGCGAACTCGTCAACGGCCCGGGCATGGGCGCGACCTCGAACCCGGACTTCAACTACCTGCAGTCCGACAACGGCAACCTCAACTTCCGCAAGCACCAGCTGATCTCGCAGGCCCTCAAGGGCAACCACGAGCTCTCGCTCCGCTTCAAGGACGGCTGGAGCGCGCTCGGGCGCTTCTCGTGGCTGTTCGATCCCGCGGTCGACCGCACCGACCGCACACCGCTCTCCTCCGACGCGAAGCGCATCGCCGGGCAGGACGTCACGCTGCTCGATCTGTGGGTCGCGAAGGAATTCGAGGTCGGAGAGATGCCCGGCAAGGTGAAGGTCGGCAACCAGGTGCTTTCCTGGGGCGAGGACATCTTCATCTACGGCGGCATCAACATCATCAATCCGTTCGACCTGACGCGCGCCCACAAGCCGGGCGTGCAGATCAAGGAGATCGTCCGGCCGGTCCCGATGGCGTCGTTCAACCTCGGCGTCTCGAAGAACTGGAGCGTCGAGGGCTTCTGGCAGTTCGGCCGGATGAACTTCCGCTTCGACCCGGTGGGCACGCCGTTCTCGATCGGCGACGTCATCGGCAACGGCCAGCAGGACGCGTTCATCCCGAGCTCGGTGCTGGGCGAGCCGCCGGGCACCGTCGGCGACCCGGGCACGATCAGCAACGGCGCGATCATCCCGGCGGGACAGCGCTTCACCCTCGACGACCTGCTCGCCGCCGGCACCGTCGTCCCGACGCAGCCGACGCAGAACGCGCCGAGCGCGAACCAGTTCGGCCTCGCCGCGCGCTGGAAGCCCGAGAACATCAACGCGGAGTTCGGCTTCTACTACATCCACTACAACGACAAGATCCCGTTCCTCGCGTTCGTGAACGACCCCTCGACGATCACCTCGAACCCGTTCGGGTTGGGTTACAAGCTGCAGTACGGCAAGAACCGTGATCTCTTCGGCGTCTCGGTCAACACGATGCTGGGTGACTGGGCGATCGGCGGCGAGGTCTCCTACCGCCCGCGCGACGGCGTCGGCATCGACCCGACCGTGCCGCTCGAAGGCCAGTACTGCGCGTTCTGCGCGCCGGGCACCTACGACGGCTACATCAACGCGAAGAAGTGGCAGGCGCACGTCACGGCGATCTACCTGCTGGGCCCGAGCGGCGACCTGGGGTGGCTCCTGCGCGGCGCGGGCGCCGCGGAGGGCACGCTGCTGTTCGAGGCGGCGGCCGCGTACTACCCGAACCTCGACCGTTCGGGCAAGTATCCGATCCTGCTGCCCAACTACGAGATGCCCGACAAGTTCTCCACCGGCATCGTGACCTCGTTCAACCTCGTCTACCCGCACGTCTTCGGCAGTCCGGTCAACATGACGCCGCAGATCGACTTCCTCTACGACATCCACGGGACGAGCCCCAACACGATCCCGTTCGTCGAGGGGCGACTCGCGGTCACGCCCTCGCTCAACTTCGAGTACCTGAACAAGTGGCGCGCGTCGATCTCGTACACGAGCTTCGCGGGCGGCGGCACCAACAACCTCATGGCCGACCGCGACTACCTCGCGGTGAACTTCTCCTACTCGTTCTGA